A segment of the Sandaracinaceae bacterium genome:
GGCTGTCCATTTTCGGGCCGTCCTTCGCGCGTGAGGGCTGGACGCGCTTCGGCTCGTCGGCGCCCTTCTGGTAGTGCGGTGGCCACGGCGCGTCGCCGAGCCCCTCCGAAGCGTGTCGCTCGGCCAGCTCGAGCAGAGGCGTCAGCGAGCACGGCGCGTCGTCGATCCCGGCGTGGGGATCCCCGATCGCCTCGAAGCGCGCGGGCACGGTCACGAGCGTGAAGTCGCGGGGGTCGCACTCGAACAGCTCCTCCCACGTGACCGGCGTCGAGACCCGCGCGTCCTTCGTGGGGCGCACCGAGTAGGCGCTCGCGACGGTGCGGTCCTTCGCGTTCTGGTTGTAGTCGAGGAAGACGCCGTGACGCTCCTCCTTCCACCACTTGCTCGTCGCGATGCTGGGCGCGCGCCGCTCGACGTCGCGGGCGAGGGCCAGCGCGGCGCGGCGCACCTCGTCGAAGCTCCAGCGCGGGTGGATGCGCACGTTCACGTGCACGCCGCGGGAGCCGCTCGTCTTGGGCCAGCCCACCATGCCCAGGTCCTCGAGGGACGCGCGCACCACCTTGGCCACCTCGATGATCTGCGGCCACTCGACGCCGGGCACGGGGTCGAGGTCCACGCGCAGCTCGTCCGGGTGATCGAGGTCGTCGGCCCGCACGGGGTGCGGGTTCAGGTCGATGTTGCCGAGGTTGGCCATCCAGGCCAGGTCCGCCGCCTCGCGCGGCACGATCTCCTCGGCGCTCCGGCCGCTCGGGAAGCGGAGCACCACCGTGTCGAGCCACGCGGGCCGCGACTTCGGCGCGCGCTTCTGGAAGAAGAACTCCTCCTCCACGCCCTTCACGTAGCGCTTGAGCACGGTGGGGCGGCCGCCCGCGCCCCGGAGCGCGCCCTCCGCCACGGCCACGTAGTACCGGACGAGGTCGAGCTTGGTGTGCCCGGCCTGCGGGAAATAGACCCGGTCGGGGCTGGAGATGGACACCTCGCGGTCTCCCACCTCGAGGGTCAGTCGTTTCTTCGCGGCCCCCATGCCGTAGAACGATAGAGCGTCTCGTCCGTCTGGTCCTCTTCGCCGTGGGGGCCGAGCAGGTGACTCTCGATGACGGGTATGTGACGGATTTCGATGCTACCGTGTCCAGCGGGGGTATGGACGACCGCGAGCGGGATCGACTGCAGCTCGCCGCCGCCTGGAGCCGCGTGGTGCTCGGGGGGGTGGCGCTCGTATTGATGCCGCTCGTCTACCCTGGGCTAGGCGCGTACCGCTGGGTCTTCGGCGTCTACGTGGGCCTGTCCCTGCTGGGGCAGCTGTTCATCTGGAAGGGCATCGGCGGCATGCCCCGCGCGGTGCTGGGCGGCGTGGTCGACATGGCCGTGCTCACGTTCCTCGTGCACCGGATCGGCAGCACGGCGACGATGATGGTCTCCGTCTACTTCTTCGCGGCCATCCTCAACACGCTCGTCGTCGGCCGCCGGGTCGGGGTCTCGCTCGCGCTGTGCGGCGCGGCCCTCTACTCGATGGTCGTCGTCGCCGAGGCCAACGGCTGGATCCCCTATGGGCCGGACTCGCCGTCCTTCGCGGGCAACGCGCCGAGTCGCGTGGAGGCCGCGGTCACCACGGGGCTGCTGTCGACGCTGCTGGTGCTGTCCGCGGCGGTGGTCGGCTTGCTGGTCTCGCGGATCCGGACCCGCGAGGCGGAGCTGCTCGCGGCCAACACCAAGCTCGAGGAGCTGAGCCTCCGCGATCCGCTGACCCAGCTGTTCAACCGCCGCCACCTCATGGCCCGGCTCGAGGACGAGCTGGCCCGAGTTCGCCGCGGCGCCGAGCTCGCGGTGGTGATGATCGACCTCGACCGCTTCAAGCGGGTCAACGACCTGCGCGGCCACCAGGCGGGCGATGAGGTGCTCAAGCAGATCGCGCACGCACTCGCGGGGGCGACGCGCGAGGTCGACGTGCCCGGCCGATACGGCGGGGACGAGTTCGTGGTGATCCTGCCCGACACCGACTCCGTGGCCGCGATGCCCGTCGCGCGTCGCCTCGCCGAGGCGGTGCGCGCGGTGGGCGAGGCGTTCGACGCCGAGCAGCCGGTCACGGCGAGCGTGGGCGTCGCGACCGCGCGGGCCGACGACGACGCGCGCGGCCTCATCCAGCGCGCGGACGAGAACGCCTACCGAGCCAAGAAGTCGGGGGGCGACCGCGTCTCGCTCGCGCCCGTGATCGGCACCTCGGGGGAGTGGGACGCGCCCGTCTCCACCGGCGTGCGGCCCAAGACCGGCTGAGCCCGCACCCCTGGCTCAGCGCAGCTCTGGCTCTCGAGCCGGCAGCCAACCGGCGAGGGCGCGTCGGAGCGCGCGCATGGCCGAGGGCACGCTCGCGTGTCCACCCTCGACCGCGCTCTCGGGCCACGGGCGACGCTCGAGGACCCGCGCCCGGACCAGCGCCGCGTCCGCGGGGGCCATCGCGGGGAGCTCGCCCGCGTGCGCCTCGACGAGCGCGGTGATGGCCGACGCCGCGGACTCGTAGGGGCGCGGGCCGAAGAGGTAGGCCCGCGCCGTCTCCACCAGCTGGTCGCGGGTCGCGGGGCGCGGCTCGGGCAGATCCAGCGCGAGCGCGTCGTGCAGCGCCGGATCGAGCCGGAGGTCTCCCGCGCCGTCCAGCAGCGCGCGCTGGAGCGGCCAGTCTCGCGCGAGGTCCTCGCGCAGGCCCTCGACGAGCGCCTTCGCCTCGGGCGTCACCGGGCGGATCATCACCGCGGACGGCTCGCCGGTGCGCGCGCCGCGGGAGCTGCCGACCCGGACGAGCTGATAGCCGACGCTCCGCCGGAAGCGCAGCAGCTCCCGGGTCACGCCGAAGAGCGTCCCGAAGAGCGCGGGCGCGTCCTCCGCCGCGTGCGTCGCGTGCACGTGCTCGATGAGCCGGGTCGCGAGGCCGCGCCGGCGCAGCGCGGGGTGGGTCGCGATGCGCACGCTCCGGATCATCGGCAGGGTCCCGGCGCGAACCCGGCCCGCGTGCGAGATCAGGGTGTCGGGGAGGGCGTGCCCCCGGATCCGCGCCTCGCCCCGCGCGATCGCCTCGCACCTGGAGAGCGGCAAGGAACCTTCCTTCGCGACGAGGGTCGCCGCGACGACGCGGCCCCGGAAGCGCAGCGCGTGCAG
Coding sequences within it:
- a CDS encoding GGDEF domain-containing protein, with product MSSGGMDDRERDRLQLAAAWSRVVLGGVALVLMPLVYPGLGAYRWVFGVYVGLSLLGQLFIWKGIGGMPRAVLGGVVDMAVLTFLVHRIGSTATMMVSVYFFAAILNTLVVGRRVGVSLALCGAALYSMVVVAEANGWIPYGPDSPSFAGNAPSRVEAAVTTGLLSTLLVLSAAVVGLLVSRIRTREAELLAANTKLEELSLRDPLTQLFNRRHLMARLEDELARVRRGAELAVVMIDLDRFKRVNDLRGHQAGDEVLKQIAHALAGATREVDVPGRYGGDEFVVILPDTDSVAAMPVARRLAEAVRAVGEAFDAEQPVTASVGVATARADDDARGLIQRADENAYRAKKSGGDRVSLAPVIGTSGEWDAPVSTGVRPKTG
- a CDS encoding DNA polymerase domain-containing protein, with amino-acid sequence MGAAKKRLTLEVGDREVSISSPDRVYFPQAGHTKLDLVRYYVAVAEGALRGAGGRPTVLKRYVKGVEEEFFFQKRAPKSRPAWLDTVVLRFPSGRSAEEIVPREAADLAWMANLGNIDLNPHPVRADDLDHPDELRVDLDPVPGVEWPQIIEVAKVVRASLEDLGMVGWPKTSGSRGVHVNVRIHPRWSFDEVRRAALALARDVERRAPSIATSKWWKEERHGVFLDYNQNAKDRTVASAYSVRPTKDARVSTPVTWEELFECDPRDFTLVTVPARFEAIGDPHAGIDDAPCSLTPLLELAERHASEGLGDAPWPPHYQKGADEPKRVQPSRAKDGPKMDSPAEAHTAKSAAAKAGRRKPRFPLLVIAKAAKKDDALDGLERWKLRHPVAASHLEPADVLVDAMRGRYTTWTRVRVNLRHVPEASRPPQEPPDPDYDPWSD